From Ictidomys tridecemlineatus isolate mIctTri1 chromosome 2, mIctTri1.hap1, whole genome shotgun sequence, the proteins below share one genomic window:
- the Myd88 gene encoding myeloid differentiation primary response protein MyD88, with translation MQRDPTEPRIQQDDPVMSSGVPSDESALPAVSTSSLPLAALNVRVRRRLSLFLNARTQVAADWTVLAEEMGFEYLEIRQFEARPDPTGSLLDAWQGRPGASVGRLLELLSTLGREDVLVELRPSIEEDCKKYILKQQEQESEKPLQVARVDSSIPRTEELSGITTLDDPMGKVPERFDAFICYCPSDIQFVQEMIRQLEQTEYRLKLCVSDRDVLPGTCVWSIASELIEKRCRRMVVVVSDDYLQSKECDFQTKFALSLSPGAHQKRLIPIKYKAMKKEFPSILRFITVCDYTNPCTQSWFWTRLARALSLP, from the exons ATGCAACGCGACCCTACAGAGCCAAGGATCCAACAGGACGACCCTGTCATGTCTTCAGGAGTCCCCAGTGATGAGTCTGCACTCCCGGCCGTTTCTACATCCTCGCTGCCCTTGGCTGCGCTCAACGTGCGAGTGCGGCGCCGCCTGTCGCTTTTCTTGAACGCGCGGACACAGGTGGCCGCCGACTGGACCGTGCTGGCTGAGGAGATGGGTTTCGAGTATTTGGAGATCCGGCAGTTTGAGGCGCGCCCAGACCCAACCGGCAGCCTGCTGGACGCCTGGCAGGGCCGCCCTGGCGCTTCCGTAGGGCGGCTGTTGGAGCTGCTCTCCACGCTGGGCCGTGAAGACGTGCTGGTGGAGCTGCGGCCCAGCATCG AGGAGGATTGCAAGAAGTACATTTTGAAGCAGCAAGAGCAGGAATCTGAGAAGCCCTTACAGGTGGCCAGAGTAGACAGCAGTATACCACGGACAGAGGAGCTGTCAGGCATCACCACACTTGATGACCCAATGG GGAAAGTACCTGAGCGTTTTGATGCCTTCATCTGTTACTGCCCCAGTGATATCCAGTTTGTGCAGGAGATGATCCGGCAACTAGAACAGACAGAATATCGGCTGAAGTTGTGTGTGTCTGATCGTGATGTCCTGCCAGGCACCTGTGTCTGGTCCATCGCTAGTGAACTCATCGAAAAGAG GTGTCGCCGGATGGTGGTGGTTGTGTCAGATGATTACTTGCAAAGCAAGGAATGTGACTTCCAGACCAAGTTTGCACTCAGCCTCTCCCCAG GTGCCCATCAGAAGCGCCTGATCCCCATCAAGTACAAGGCAATGAAGAAGGAGTTCCCCAGCATCCTGCGGTTCATCACTGTCTGTGACTACACCAACCCCTGCACCCAGTCCTGGTTCTGGACACGCCTTGCCAGGGCCTTGTCCCTGCCCTGA